One Doryrhamphus excisus isolate RoL2022-K1 chromosome 17, RoL_Dexc_1.0, whole genome shotgun sequence genomic region harbors:
- the pou3f1 gene encoding POU domain, class 3, transcription factor 1, with the protein MATTAQYIPRNNSLPSNPLMHPDSDRMHQGTTYREVQKMMHHEYLQGLAATNTGHPMSLTHHQWLPTSNTDWSSGTHLSQQDHKGGVQASREDLSSGFHHRSHLVHQQTQGAHHGSWAPTTTHHLSPLSPASGGHQPLVYSQPGYTNLNAMLGSPQPGALHHGMREPLHDDSAGHDSQMESPQQAFSHHQDHSDEDAPSSDDLEQFAKQFKQRRIKLGFTQADVGLALGTLYGNVFSQTTICRFEALQLSFKNMCKLKPLLNKWLEETDSNTGSPTNLDKIAAQGRKRKKRTSIEVGVKGALENHFLKCPKPSAHEISTLAGTLQLEKEVVRVWFCNRRQKEKRMTPVGVPHPNMEDVYSQAETPPLHRTLQSPVQ; encoded by the coding sequence ATGGCGACAACAGCTCAGTACATCCCGCGGAATAACTCCTTACCGTCCAACCCGCTCATGCATCCGGACTCGGACAGGATGCACCAGGGGACCACCTACCGGGAGGTGCAGAAAATGATGCACCACGAGTACCTGCAGGGGCTGGCGGCCACCAACACGGGACACCCGATGAGCCTGACGCACCACCAGTGGCTGCCCACGTCCAACACCGACTGGTCGAGCGGCACCCACCTCAGCCAGCAGGATCACAAAGGCGGCGTGCAGGCGAGCCGGGAGGACCTGAGCAGCGGCTTCCACCACAGATCTCACCTGGTGCACCAGCAGACGCAGGGAGCCCACCACGGCTCCTGGGCTCCCACCACCACGCACCACCTGTCCCCGCTGTCCCCGGCGTCCGGCGGCCACCAGCCCCTGGTGTACTCGCAGCCGGGATACACGAACCTCAACGCCATGCTGGGCAGCCCCCAGCCGGGCGCCTTGCACCACGGCATGCGGGAGCCCCTCCACGACGACTCGGCCGGCCACGACAGCCAGATGGAGTCCCCCCAGCAGGCATTCAGCCACCACCAGGACCACTCGGACGAGGACGCGCCCAGCTCCGACGACCTGGAGCAGTTCGCCAAGCAGTTCAAGCAAAGGCGGATCAAGCTGGGCTTCACGCAGGCGGACGTGGGCCTGGCCCTGGGCACCCTGTACGGGAACGTCTTTTCGCAGACCACCATCTGCAGGTTCGAGGCTCTGCAGTTGAGCTTCAAGAACATGTGCAAGCTGAAGCCGCTGCTGAACAAGTGGCTGGAGGAGACAGACTCCAACACGGGCAGCCCCACCAACTTGGACAAGATCGCCGCGCAGGGCCGGAAACGAAAGAAGAGGACCTCCATCGAGGTGGGCGTCAAAGGGGCGCTGGAGAACCATTTCTTGAAATGCCCCAAGCCGTCCGCGCACGAAATCAGCACTTTAGCCGGCACGCTGCAGCTGGAGAAGGAGGTGGTGCGCGTTTGGTTTTGCAACCGGAGACAAAAGGAGAAACGCATGACGCCCGTGGGGGTCCCGCACCCCAACATGGAGGACGTATATTCCCAAGCGGAGACACCCCCACTGCACCGCACACTACAGAGTCCCGTCCAGTGA